From Rhineura floridana isolate rRhiFlo1 chromosome 12, rRhiFlo1.hap2, whole genome shotgun sequence:
aagtgtctgcaagcactagagaaatggaatggagacttttttccctccactttttgtattctcagcagattgggttagtacagatttacaggggagaaactgtgtgatagtttctgcttgccagtaatgtcatacaaaccatgcaaatttaaaaaagatgtgagtagcagcaaacacacattgaaccaccgtgtagatgagccctgacaCGAAAAGATATGGCATTATATGATTAGCATAAATAAGTATACAGCAAACAAGATCAAATTACAGCAGAAAAAACAGAAACTTGGCCGTGAAATTAGCAACCAGCAGAATAGAGACTGATCTACATGTGTGGCAGAATGAGGTTTGGTTATTCTGGACTGCACCATGGTGATCCTCACGGCAGAGAATAGGGTTCCTTGCAATACTGTACAAGGGAGAGTTAGTGAATTACACACCATTTGAGAGTTAGACCCCAGTGTCGTTGGCAATACTGCAAGAgtctcaggtagggatggaagagaaatctgattcagttaacatttgaagttgaatctatcaaatttgcactttccgaaacaatatgagaactgaaacacagccatcttttgaaatatgcacttatccaaattttgcaatgcagttcttcaaccaaatgtttataaaaatgcaaatattagtggaaagtgtgcataaaaatgattgcattaatgaaaataacatatgcgCAAATCCTTATGTGAGGAGAAAttagttgcaaaaatgtgtacatcagtcaaaactacgtacagaaatgtgtatattaggagaaattcacactaaaatgctgaataaatatggagaactgaatttaagattgcaaaaatgagaactggagaaaactgaaattgatggTTCCTTTCATCTCTCGTTTCAGGGAGGCACCCCTTGCATCACACACAGCTACTTTGTTGACACTCCCAAAAATATGGTTACACCAAGCCACAGTTTACAAAGGTGGGGCTCAGTCAGCTGCCTTGACGAGAGAGGAGTTTTATTTTAAAACGGCATGCTATATTGTCTCTCTTGTGTCAAACTGTAAGTTTATAAGCACCCCAAAGGTGGGACCTCCCCTCTTGCATTCTGTAAAGTGTCGTGCACAGTGGTGGTGGTGCCATATAAATTTATTcgaattgttgctgctgctgctaatgatTATAGTTTAGTGGACTCAGTTGGATATATAATAGTTACAGTACCAAGCTTTTTATTATCGTGAAACTTTGCATCATGGAAGAGCATGCCCTTATGATTTCAGGACCCTGGAGCAAATAAGTGCCACTTCAGTTCAGCATCTTTTTCATAGAGGTGGTGATATCATCTCCAGAACTTGGATGAGGGAAGATAAAGTATGGTGGAGAGTGGagtcgtgtgtgtgcgtgcacacagcaGGAACCTCACTATGATTTTTAAATACAGATGGCATTAAAGGAGACACCCTGATAGACATTGGAAGCGGCCCTACCATCTACCAATTTCTCTCTGCCTGCGAGTCCTTCCGAGAGATCTTTGCCACAGATTACACCGACCAGAACAGGGAGGAGTTGGAGAGGTGGTTGAAGAAGGATCCAGAAGCTTTTGATTGGAGCCGGATTGTGAAATATGTGTGTGAACTGGAGGGAGACAGGTACAGAGAGTGAGCTGGCATCTGTCACTTGATCTTGAACTTCCATTTATTAATAAATTCATATAATCATACAGTTGAAAGGTACAGCGATGTCATTAGCTGGGTGCGGGGAGTGTGGAccacaccagggtgacaccatgagaggggggtgtcacccagagtagggttgccatattgcccggttagccaggttttacccagattctttgcatgccacccagcgcctgtttagccccttagctggcccggattctcagctttcattttttaaaaaaattaagtttgtaggtggtccggttcttgagatgtacataaaaacgtcagccccccgttaaatctttttttaaactactgtatagcacttcgtagctttaaccccgcccattcaggattgcagccaatcagtgaagtgtttggttgacctgtggcagtgtctagtaaacctcattgcaaggccagaaaatggtggtttccccccctttttatctgaaaatctcataaattgggtaagtatatacatttcagttttttcccctcttgtgtgtaggagtcagatcctgggcagtgttttgaaaaccttcccaatacctgcttttgtgggggtaaaagcattgctaatcccatatgtccagagtaaatcccattgaattcaataggatttacttttgagtagacatggttatgaatgtgctgaaaatcaatgggactttggagtgaatgtaaaaaagaattgtgtttgtgttctctttctatccccccctccagtcctattttaaagcaagtaggcagggcttacttaggtattacagtttttattctgtaggaaactaatactgatttttttaaaactaatactgatttttctgcaatgaccaactggtttgacaataaactattatatgggctgtatgtatttttacatctccagtgtgtgtgtgtgtgtgtgtgtgtgtgtgtgtgtgtgtggtctttccaacaaccctgtgaggtagggttggaaaccaaggcagctcacaacaagaaataaagccatttaaaatccaataaccataaaaacaagtataaacagttgcaaaacagcgtaaagtggcatgattcggaattttgggttgtgtgaatgaagttgcttatcacttgaggttgcagttctgtccctgtttgagtaagttccactgaatacactgggacttgcttctgaataaataaacctaggattgcactataaatatctttacagtgtgtgtaaataataaatatatttgatagtcatggttatataaatatttcttcatttatcatatttttggtttttggttaggaatcctgactggttgtgagatgcttagttttctgccttactcataggaatcttgttgtggttggtatggtattacatttaggaaagtgttactgccttctgtgttttttttcctatttgcatttcacttatctttgacctcactccgttacagccatagaagcaacagcagcatatgcaagataattaactcccattagtgataagagcaagaacttataattattattttaattagaagaagaggcttatcagtactttgaagaggaccagatatttattttctttctgagcccaggactgggtctttcatgatgccggggggggggggaaaggggagcaggagagtagtcgataagacagacatcctggcattggtaatctaattagcaaggtatgtgtggggttgttgtacacttccaagcccagtttcattttgagtatggaggtggaacctgtgtagatgtggttgatcaaagggagaagaaattttgagttaagcaaagctctgcttttataaaacctaagaaacatacaaatactttgaatatctgagtgcctgcaccagtggaatactggaggaacttgtaaaacttgctgcaacagtatttagaactgagcatgtggcgtgaaaaactccttttcctaacattttggcttcttgtttttctccacccaccacatctctgaaatatattgtatatggttaactgtactgctgccctgacttactttatgtttgttgctattttgtgtttctattatgtttttatattgattgtgcatttttattgtttttattatatttgtaagctgtcctgagctctgtttttaacaccaGAAAGGCAGGATAATCAATCAaacaacattccatagtgttggaaactagagtctaggcatttaaggctgaaaatgttaagttttttttaaaaaaaagatttctcacatctttccccagtttttggtgctaattcctaggcacaaaaacaaaacaactggacaatccaaatattaatatgcaaataatatgcaaatattttgcatactatgcaaattagcctgcccggatttgtggaactggaatatggcaaccctaacccagagccacctcgcccctaggcaccctaggtctggtatgggaggaggtcatgggggtgacaccatgagttaccgcaccgggtgacaccaaccctggtGATGCCACTGGAAAGGTACCTCAAAGATCATAGAGTCCAGCCCCTTGCCACTGTGGGAAATTCACTGATAgattttcccctcacaaagctccaATTCCAAGAGCTCCccaggaagagagattgattattaaaccactccaAGGATTGCAGCTCTCtgaggggtctcctctcagcatccttaaactaTAGCtctcaggatgctttgggagaagccatgactgtcaaagtggtattgcagtgctttaaatgtaaggtgcagatttGGCCAAGAAAAAGCAGCCATTGTTTCCTTCCATTCCTCACCTTTAATCTTCCCCAGGGTGAAATGGGTGGAAAAGGAAGAGAAGGTACGAAGCACCATCAAGCAAGTCCTGAAATGTGATGTGACTCAGGCCAACCCTTTGGCTCCTCTCGTGGTGCCCCAAGTCAACTGTGCACTTTCTACATTATGTCTGGAGGCGGCCTGCAAAGACCTGACCATGTACCACTCAGCCTTGAAGAACGTTGGCTCCCTTGTAAAGCCTGGGGGACACCTCATTTTAATGGTGGCTCTTGAAGGAAGCTTCTACAAGGTTGGCCAGCACCCGTTTTCCTGCCTGTATCTGGAGCAGGAAAATGTAGACAACGCAATAAAAGAGGCAGGCTTTGATATTTTGTGGTCTGAGTTGTCTGGACTTCATTATTCATTGACCACCACTgataacaaaaatgtatatttcctGGTTGGCCACAAGCGCAGTGAGGGGTAGGTGCTCATGGGAAGTGGAAGGAAGTCCAAGGAGCTTACCAAAGGGAAAGCAATCACTTGACAATTTTGGCGCACTACCAGTAGCAACATCTAGACCAGGCCTACACATAATGGGgaattctttatatacaaacaataaacaaaatatattcttttataaaactataaggtttataatattttaatagtttagtagccagctagaaacttttctctttggagctgtcttccctgccTGTGTTGGTATGCTGGTACAGCTTGGCTCCATAAGATTAGATAAGAGGAACAGAACACTGAACATCTCTGTTCTCtcgaaggattgcattaactggaATGCTTAGCTCACTATAGAAAATGTACTGGTATATGAACCACCCAAGTAGCAAAATTTGCTTTGGCAGCAGCTAAAATCAGGGCTAAATTCCTAAACCAATCACAGTAATCTTGACAATTAATGCAAAGTTGTTACAGGCTAAAATATCACTATTTCACTGCTTTTGTTACTATAGGTATGTTGATTTGGTGTTATATGTACTATATGTATGCTGATTTGGTGTTATATgtactttttatatattttatatattgtggcggccaatggctatgaacaataaactattctattctattctattctggtatatgaagtactgaacattacctaattgactagaacataatgtaGACAGTGTAATGCTTATGTAATGTCTATGTAATGCTTACGTGTAGCCCCTGATTGGGATatgtataaaatgtatataaacccaggcaagcagtgc
This genomic window contains:
- the LOC133368284 gene encoding nicotinamide N-methyltransferase-like is translated as MEGNFTGKNVYREHFVSKDYLKTYYSFSNDNSAENDVLTFALQKLHKAFTLDGIKGDTLIDIGSGPTIYQFLSACESFREIFATDYTDQNREELERWLKKDPEAFDWSRIVKYVCELEGDRVKWVEKEEKVRSTIKQVLKCDVTQANPLAPLVVPQVNCALSTLCLEAACKDLTMYHSALKNVGSLVKPGGHLILMVALEGSFYKVGQHPFSCLYLEQENVDNAIKEAGFDILWSELSGLHYSLTTTDNKNVYFLVGHKRSEG